In a genomic window of Chaetodon trifascialis isolate fChaTrf1 chromosome 8, fChaTrf1.hap1, whole genome shotgun sequence:
- the LOC139334599 gene encoding PTB domain-containing engulfment adapter protein 1-like, translated as MDHIPEEDNEISFPVKFLGRIEVVRPDGVHILSEAAERLKTLDDYSSEKAAKNSKVHLFLSLSGVDVLEKKTKFLLYTCPLSTISFCAVLPSAPKVFGFVAKHPAADMNHCYLFQSKKFSHVLVSVIGDAFRASKHKEPVKGGRDLTVEALRHKNKMLQTENAELKRRLAGQID; from the exons ATGGACCACATTCCAGAAGAGGACAATGAGATCTCCTTTCCTGTGAAG TTTCTCGGGCGAATTGAGGTGGTCCGCCCTGATGGAGTACACATCCTGAGTGAAGCAGCTGAGCGTCTAAAG ACACTGGATGATTACTCCTCAGAAAAGGCAGCGAAGAACAGCAAGGTCCACCTCTTCCTGTCACTGAGTGGGGTAGAcgtcctggaaaaaaaaaccaag tttttgttgtacaCGTGCCCTCTGTCCACCATCTCCTTCTGTGCTGTCCTGCCATCTGCACCCAAAGTCTTTGGCTTTGTGGCGAAACACCCTGCAGCAGACATGAACCACTGTTATCTCTTCCAGAGCAAGAAGTTT TCTCACGTGCTGGTCTCAGTTATCGGGGATGCCTTCAGAGCTTCAAAACACAAGGAGCCTGTCAAAGGTGGACGAGACCTGACAGTGGAGGCTCTCAGACACAAG AATAAaatgctgcagacagagaatgctgagctgaagaggaggcttGCAGGGCAGATTGACTGA